In Nitratireductor mangrovi, the genomic window GCTTTCGCGGCTCTGGTTCGGGCCCGACGCCTCCTTCTCGGTACCGGCCTATGCCGTTGCCTCCTACTGGGAGTTTCCGGCCTTCGTGCTCCTCGGCCTGGTCTGCGCGGCCGTGGCGATCCTGTTCCAACTGGCGCTCTTCATCGCCGATTTCGCCGCCCGCCGCATCGACATGCCTTTATGGCTGCGGCCGGCGGCCGGCGGCGTCATGGTGGGCGCGATCGGCGTCTTCTTTCCGCATGTGCTCGGCGTCGGCTACGAGGTCACCGACCTTGCCCTTTCCGGCCAGCTTCCGCTGCTTCTGGCGCTGGCGCTGATCGTGCTCAAGACGGTTGCCACCGCGATCTCGCTGGCCGCGCGCTTCGGCGGCGGCGTGTTCGCGCCGGCCATGGTGGTGGGCGCGCTCACCGGCAGCGCCTTCGGCCTGATGGCCTCGAGTGTGTTCCCCGACATGGCCTCTTCCGGCGGGCTCTACGCCATGCTCGGCATGGGTGCGGTCGCCGGCGCCGTTTTCGGCGCGCCGATCTCGACCGCCATGATCGTCTTCGAGCTCACGGGTGGCTACGCGCTCGCCATCGCGCTGTTGCTGACGGTCGCGGTCGCCCAGGGCGCGATCCAGGCGCTGCACGGCCACTCGTGGTTCCAGTGGCAATTGCGCATGCGCGGCCTCGACGTGCGCGAAGGCCCGCACAAGCCGCTCGGTGCTTCGGTCCAGGTGATGGATTTCATGGAACCGCTCGCCGCCGATGCCGAGCCGGTCACCTACGATCCCGAGCGCGGCGTTCCGGCGCTGAAACCGACCGACACGCTCGACAGTGCGCTGCGCCTGCTCGACCAGGGCGGCCACGACAGGCTGCCTGTGATCAGCCCCTCGGACACAACCAGGGTCATCGCCTGGGCAAGCCACGTCGCCGCTTTGCGCCATTTCAACCGCGCCCTCGTCCAGGCCTCCGTCGAGGAGCATCGCTGAAGGCGACGAAAATGACGTCGAGTCGGGTGTACGGGTTACGCCGCTATCGTCTCGCAGCGGTTGCGCCCGGCTTCCTTGGCCCGGTAGAGCGCGGCATCCGCCCGCCCCAGCGTCTTCGAAAGCACGTCTTCGCCGTCGCGGTAATGTGCGTAGCCGATGCTCACCGTCACCTTGATCAATTGCCCTTCGGCGGCGATAGGCAGTTCGCAGGCGGCGCGA contains:
- a CDS encoding chloride channel protein, whose translation is MNDATRRAMNALQGWVEPNWREFRRERQPFVLILALAIGLGAGVAAILFRELIGFAQFFWLGTRSEQTLTAAAAMPWWVILLGPIGGGLVVGLMLRRISARRAGGVADVIEARAYTGRKLSVSDGLWSALVSGISVGTGASAGREGPIVHLGAMLGGVISRRAALPEWCRRTLLSAGVASAVAASFNAPFAGVLFAHEVVLGHYALRSFVPIMIASTAGSVLSRLWFGPDASFSVPAYAVASYWEFPAFVLLGLVCAAVAILFQLALFIADFAARRIDMPLWLRPAAGGVMVGAIGVFFPHVLGVGYEVTDLALSGQLPLLLALALIVLKTVATAISLAARFGGGVFAPAMVVGALTGSAFGLMASSVFPDMASSGGLYAMLGMGAVAGAVFGAPISTAMIVFELTGGYALAIALLLTVAVAQGAIQALHGHSWFQWQLRMRGLDVREGPHKPLGASVQVMDFMEPLAADAEPVTYDPERGVPALKPTDTLDSALRLLDQGGHDRLPVISPSDTTRVIAWASHVAALRHFNRALVQASVEEHR